tctagtgagtgtgtgggtagagtctagtgagtgtgtgggtagagtctagtgagtgtgtgggtagagtctagtgagtgtgtgggtagagtctagtgagtgtgtgggtagagtctagtgagtgtgtgggtagagtctagtgagtgtgtgggtagagtctagtgagtgtgtgggtagagtctagtgagtgtgtgggtagagtctagtgagtgtgtgggtagagtctagtgagtgtgtgggtagagtctagtgagtgtgtgggtagagtctagtgagtgtgtgggtagagtctagtgagtgtgtgggtagagtctagtgagtgtgtgggtagagtctagtgagtgtgtgggtagagtctagtgagtgtgtgggtagagtctagtgagtgtgtgggtagagtctagtgagtgtgtgggtagagtctagtgagtgtgtgggtagagtctagtgagtgtgtgggtagagtctagtgagtgtgtgggtagagtctagtgagtgtgtgggtagagtctagtgagtgtgtgggtagagtctagtgagtgtgtgggtagagtctagtgagtgtgtgggtagagtctagtgagtgtgtgggtagagtctagtgagtgtgtgggtagagtctagtgagtgtgtgggtagagtctagtgagtgtctgggtagagtctagtgagtgtgtgggtagagtctagtgagtgtgtgggtagagtctagtgagtgtgtgggtagagtgcaTGAGAGCCggtgtaaataaaataaaacatacaaATAAAAAAGGGGTCAAAGTAAATAATCAGACGCTGGTAGAAAACATCATCATAAATTATAGACATGTTTTTTCACCTTTAAAAATGAGGTCACCCTCATCTAGGTTTGACCAACAAAGATAACTTTAGTTGTATTGCATTTTCATATTTAATAGTACTTAGTTTCTAAGATATATACATTAGTGTTCGTGGAATGACATCTATGAGTGAAAACAAACTTTTCATGATCATGATTTGAAGCGATATGTCATTTGTTAAAAAGTCTCTATCACACCTTATGGTCAGTGGGGTGCCGTCCACCCATTTCCAGGTCCCCTCAGAAACAGAGTCAGTCAGACCAATCCAGGCTCCCTTACTGAGGCCAAAGAGAAACTCCTGTTGGTGAGAAAGATACTGATATTGTCAAATACTATGGACTACATGTGTTAAATACTGGAAGACACATTACTGACAAATAGATgtttgattctctctctctcccactctctcacacacagacccacacctGTTCCATATCACTGTTTACTATCACcaggtctgctcctctctccagacagtcctctctgctctcctcccaggTTTTAGTCTCAGTAGACAGGAAGTACCAACTGGAGTTAAACTGCTGCCAGCCTTCAGGACAGGTTTGTTCTACATGACAAAAACATGAATTTCCATCTTGTTATTCTGCACCTATTATTGAAGAATACAAACACAAGTTGACTGCATATTAGATATGCGATGTTATGATCATTTATCAGGTAAACTCACTCAGATTAGAGAACTTTGTCATGAGATAATCTCTTTccttctgtagctggtctctctcttcagtcagggTGTTgcaactggtctgtagctggtctctctcttcagtctcatTGCCTCTGTTATCTGGAAAGGATTGATACATATAGCTCCTGGTTAATTCACTCACAAAACAGAAATTCAATAATatctaaatgcatattcccatgatAATGACTGAGATGGTTGTAATGCAGTGTGGACATTTCACCAGTAAAATGTGATGATTGACATGGATGTTTACAGTCTATTTTGAAATGAGCTGTTCCTGACTTGGTGTAGGACATAGAACATGTTATTGAGACAATGTGGATATAGTCAGACGTTGTTATCTGAGGATGCATTTTATGTATATTCTATAAAGAGATTCAAAAGGTGTCATCTGTCGGTACAAACTTTGATTGAGAAATGATGACAAATATCACTACACCACTGGTTACAGTGCCTATCAAAAGACATGATTGACATCGGGAAAAGAGGATAGACTATCAGCTGATCATTGATGTTGATGATTGATGTAAATCTGCTAGTTAGCTAGATCAATAATGTTTTCACTGATTGTGATTTCATCGTCAATGGTCTTATCAAAGGtttcataaagccttcataatgcATTCATAAGCGCTACATGAATGTGTTATTAAGCATATATAAGTgtatgtcatgctttataaagggttcataaacGTGTCAtaactgtaaagtccatggagaacaagagtacctcctcccagctgcccactgcactgaggctaggcgaCATGGTCACCACCGaaaaatccatgataatcgaacatttcaataagcatttctctaaggctggccatgctttcctcctggctaccccaaccccggccaacagctccgcacccctcgcagctacttgcccgagcctccccagcttctccttcacccaaaaccagatcgcagatgttctgaaagagctgcaaaacctggacccgtacaaatcagctgggctagacaatctggaccgtctctttctaaaatgatccaccgccattgttgcaacccctattaccagtctgttcaacctctctttcatttcgtccgagatccctaaagattggaaagctgccacggtcatccgcctcttcaaagggggtgacactctagacccaaactgttacagacctatattcatcctgccctgcctttctaaagtctttgaaagccaagttaataaacagatcactgaccatttcgaatcccaccgtaccttctccgctgtgctaTCCGGTTTCCAAGTTGGTCACGGGTGCAACTTAGCCACGCCtgaggtactaaacgatatcataaccgccatcgataaaagacagtactgtgcagccgtcttcatcgacctggccaagaattttgactctgtcaatcaccgtattcttattggcagactcaatagcctttgtttctcaaatgactgcctcgcctggttcaccaactacttcgcagatagTGTGTAAAATtgaagggcctgttgtccagacctctggcagtctctatgggggtaccacaggattcaattctctggccgactcttttctctgtgtatatcaacgatgtcgctcttgctgagggtgattccctgatccacctctacgcagacgacaccattctgtatacatctggcccttctttggacactgtgtaaaCTAACCTTCAAACAAGctttaatgccatacaacacttcttccgtggcctccaactgctcttaaacgctagcaaaACCAAATAATTGCTTTTCAactgttcgctgcccgcacccgcctgcccgactagcatcacaacTATGGATGGctctgacctagaatacgtggacaactacaaatacctaggtgtctggctagactgtaaactctccttccagactcatatcaaacatctccaatccaaaatcaaatctagaatcagctttctatttcgaaagtctccttcactcacgccgccaaacttaccctagtaaaactgactatcctaccgatcctcgacttcggcgatgtcatctacaaaatagcttccaatactctactcagcaaattggatgcagtctatcgcagtgccatccgttttgttaccaaagcgccttataccacccaccactgcgacctatgCTTtggtcggctggccctcgttacatatccgacgccagacccactggctccaggtcatctacaagtctatgctaggtaaagctccgccttatctcagcacactggtcacgataacaacaccaaCCCGTAACACGCGCTCTAGCAGGTatttctcactggtcatccccaaagccaacatttcctttggccgcctttccttccagttctctgctgccagtgactggaacgaattgcaaaaatcgctgaagctggagacttgcatttccctcactaacctgttgaggatgggggcgctgttgtcactatttatgctaatcgtgtaatttttgaaacggcttcccacaaaattcttgatcgtacaatatgcatattattattattattggatagaaaacagtctatagtttatataggagttgaaattttgtctctaagtggaacagaacccattctacagcaatttccctgacatggagtcagatttcagaaatgttggcccctgatctggagtcagttaaaaggtcacagttattgctatgagtatacggacactgcttacgtcttcccctggatgcctttacgtgatgacgatttgaatggggtcgattgcgcgttcacaggcactacaaattaaaaaaccctgtagctaggaactcttttcttgctgcgtaatgcgcctggaggacatcgacccgcacttgttccaagcattagtggagggagtaatattactctggtcatgtttctactcgttatgggagttaaaaacatcataaggtagttaatttaaagcgttttatagcaatttatatccgtttagtgcgattttgggacatttatttctgaaacgctgtaaattgctgggcacgcttccagttcatcccgaacgcagttggcatttccacatggcaagaagacagctttccaccaaaagacaattagacccaagaaaggatcctttgcccaagatactgatggaagaacagctcaaagtaggacatttttattatgataaatcgtgtttctgtcgaaaaatgttagtggcttaggacgccatgttttttgacgtagcttcgcttggcgcaaattgtattgaaaagtaaggataatttaaaaaatgtaattccgcgattgtattaagaactaaattgtctatcaatccctgtccaccctatattttttagtcacgtttatgagtatttatgtataagagtagatcactgtctaatatggcgcacggacattttctcaccagctgggctacagttcacattgtctaaccatgattttggtggcaaaatatgcacattttcgatcaaactctatatggattgtgtaatatgatgttacaggagtgtcatctgaagaattctgagaaggttagtgaaaaaattaatattttttggcgatgttgacgttatcgctcactttggctagaatcaatgctgggctgctatgtgctatgtgctatgctaatataacgatttattgtgttttcgctgtaagacacttagaaaatctgaaatattgtctgtattcacaggatctgtgtctttcgattagtgtatgctgtgtatttttacgaaatgtttgatgattagtaagtaggtaaacacgttgctctatgtagttattctagtccatttgtgacggtgggtgcaattgtaacctatgccatctacctgaaatatgcacatttttctaacaaaacctatcccataccataaat
The window above is part of the Salvelinus fontinalis isolate EN_2023a chromosome 42, ASM2944872v1, whole genome shotgun sequence genome. Proteins encoded here:
- the LOC129841308 gene encoding C-type lectin domain family 4 member E-like isoform X2, producing MANYVNKQVIELNKVNEENRNRATTSVKTETHLSDNRGNETEERDQLQTSCNTLTEERDQLQKERDYLMTKFSNLKQTCPEGWQQFNSSWYFLSTETKTWEESREDCLERGADLVIVNSDMEQEFLFGLSKGAWIGLTDSVSEGTWKWVDGTPLTISYWHSQQPDNGRDDPKNGEEDCVELNTETWRPAKAWNDQSCLDNRHWICEKVV
- the LOC129841308 gene encoding C-type lectin domain family 4 member E-like isoform X1 is translated as MANYVNKQVIELNKVNEENRNRATTSVKTETHLSDRRLRLYRMAAVCLGVLCVLQVILNISLRLAFYNRGNETEERDQLQTSCNTLTEERDQLQKERDYLMTKFSNLKQTCPEGWQQFNSSWYFLSTETKTWEESREDCLERGADLVIVNSDMEQEFLFGLSKGAWIGLTDSVSEGTWKWVDGTPLTISYWHSQQPDNGRDDPKNGEEDCVELNTETWRPAKAWNDQSCLDNRHWICEKVV